The genomic stretch CGAAAATGTGTTTCTACTCACTGCCAACGAGAGAGAGGCAATGAGTAAGTGTGCCAAGAATAATAAGGAGACGGCAAGAAACTCGCAGTATATGTACAGCAATAACAAGTCTGGCTAAAGACACGAAGCTCTCGAATGCATGATAAAGTGaggaaaatatataaatatacatgtGGAAGAAACTCTAAAGCAGAGTGAATAAAAAAGCCGTTTATATGTGGCCAAGAAGAACTACACAAAACACGCTGAAATAACAACGatacattttatatttacaAAGTTTCCAATTGATGTTGAAATAAGTGAAAAGAAGAAAATTTGTACGTAAAGGAATTCAGCAATCTACTCGAAGAATAAGAAATGCGAAGCTTTTATGAAAGTGCTTCGGTTCAGTTGGTTTGATCGGAGGAGGATCTGTGTGAAACAGTGAATCAGCAACTTCATAtggtaaaatgaataaaaagcgCTGAAGTGAAAAGGACAATTCGCATTTTCCATTGCATAAAATACCACACGAAAATATGATGATGGAGGAAGCGAATTACATGCTGACTGAAATCCCTGGTGGATATATTTCCCACCGACCACATGCAATACACCGCTTTGCACCGTATCCGTTACATCAGCCGCATCTGCAGCCTGCGCCGATATACATCCATTCACAGCCGAGAGTGGTGAATCGACCAAAATCGCCTCCCACGCCACCGGCACCGGAAGGAACACACATTGGGCATCTGTATCCGGAGATTCTAGCCATCATATTTGAAAAGCTCAGTGTGAAGGATCGCGGTAGAGCAGCACAAGTGTGCACGGTGTGGCGTGATGCGGCATATTCAAAAAGCTGTTGGAGGGGAGTGGAAGCTAGTCTTCATCTGTGGCGACGTTCTCCTAGTTTATTTACATCGTTGGTCAGGCGAGGTATCAAGAAGGTGCAAGTGCTCTCAATCAAAAAATCTGTGAAAGATGTAGTTGTTGGAATACCAAATCTAGAATCGTTAAATCTTAGCGGATGCTACAGCATGACCGATGTTGCAATGTACTATTCGTTCTCTACAGATCTACCAAATCTTAGGCTACTCGATCTTTCACTGTGCAAACAAGTTACCGATTCCAGTCTTGGTCTTATTGCCCAACATTTGAAAAACATCGAAGTACTTGAACTGGGAGGATGCTGCAATATAACCAGTACCGGTCTGCTGTTAATAGCATTGGGATTGAAAAAACTGAAGCGGTTAAACCTTCGATCATGCTGGAATGTTTCCGACCAAGGTATAGGCCATTTGGCCGGACTTAGCATAGAAACTGCTAGCGGTATTCCGGGGCTAGAATATTTAGGTCTTCAAGACTGTCAGCGACTATCGGATGAAGCCCTACGGAATATTGCACAAGGATTAGTCTCATTGAAGAGTATTAATCTCAGCTTCTGCGTATGCGTAACTGATAGCGGATTGAAACATTTGGCGAGAATGACCAAACTGGAAGAACTGAACCTGAGGGCCTGTGATAATATATCGGACATTGGAATGGCGTATCTGACTGAGGGTGGTAGCTCCATTTGTTCATTGGACGTCAGTTTTTGTGATAAAATAGCAGACCAGGCGCTGACGCATATCTCGCAGGGACTGTTCCATTTGAAATCGCTTAGTCTCAGCGCGTGTCAAATAACGGACGAAGGATTAGCCAAAATTGCCAAGTCGCTTCATGATCTGGAAACGTTAAATATTGGCCAGTGTAGTCGCGTTACGGACAAAGGATTGGAAGTGTTAGCGGAGGAGCTTAACAATTTACGTGCCATCGATCTATACGGCTGCACGCGACTGTCGCCGATTGGattaaataaaatttacaaACTACCGAGACTGTCTAAAGTTAATTTAGGATTATGGCATGTCAGGTGATGCGTTATTATTCTATTGCAAATTAATTGTTAAAGTTTAGTTTCTTTTAATTGAAATTGTAATTAGGTATGCGATAGTATTCTCTGTTACAGGGATTATAGCTGTAAATCGTAGgaaaaaaatgtctcaaaaatccacactttagcaaaaaaaaattggagtaacagtaaaaaaaaactaataaatacTCTCTGTCGTCCATTCTTGTGAGGGTTGAATGCAACTACTGCTACAGGATTTAAAAAATTTGCTATGTTAgcagaaaaaatcgaaatattctGTAAATATCAAAGAAACTACAAAAGCTcctaataaaaatgaaaaaaggctAAATAAAATAGGCCGTGCTGAAATTGATGCTGAGTTATAGAGTTATTTCCAAGGATTTATTCTATCAAGTATATCCTTCCAGAATATCTACGTTTGATGACATGTCCAGAACTTGTAATTGAATGTAGTTAGACACCGTTTTTTGTCTTAGATTCTTTGTGTCAGTAATATAATACATCCAGCGTAATGTAGTGGTGGCAGCGTTTGTTAATTATTGGTCATTATCAGTTTTTGGGATATACTTGATGAACACAATTGAGGTTTGCTTACTTCGATGATGtttgaaaatgaaataaattataaTATGTCGATAgtattgaaaattatattttattttataacttaCAATCAAGTATTACTGTTCTTTGCAGTATGCaacgattttcaatttttttttgttatgcacATTTTTAATTGGACGAAAGTTTTAAAGCATTGCGTTTATAGGCTTCAGATTgtgaaaaactgacaaaaattgTGTCTTAGAAAAaagaagatttttttatggTTTATAGTCATCTAGACAATACATAAACACAATACATACATAAACTacataacaataaaaaaatactatGCTACAGTACAACATCCTTCTATTCAACCATGCAATGGGATTACTTGCAACCTGGTTCGTACACTAACGGAAGAATGACAATTCTGGAAGGACTCAAATGAAATCATATTACCCCTAATTTTTTGCAACATGTTATACGGCAGGGTGATACAGCCGTCTTCTACTTGTGACTTACGTACCAAATGGTTCGTTCACTTTGGTTCAGACGCGTAGGTTAGGGTGACAAGGGTAGCAGCATCGATTTCGACCATGGCACTAGTTTTGTCCAGACTTGTATTTCATAGTGTTAAGTCTGACCGGACcaagtgatatttttttatatcgaGAAAAACGAAATCAAAGTTCACACGCAGTATAACTTCAAACCGGCAAAGGAATATAAAAACTTCAATATGTCCATAATTGCTGCTGTTATCCTAGATAAGTTTTTAGAACAAACAAGTATTTAgaatattcaaatttcaatgagtCAGTGTTGATGCAATATTGATCCCATTATGGTTGTAAGCGAGGCGCAATGATAAAttttctatacttgtttgttttgctCTTTTTTCTAATTAGTTTTCTACCAAAATTTTCACTTAgaatcttttgaaaaattaaattattttgttcGAATTATTCCCGTCCGTCGTATTTTAATGATGCGCGCGAAGATTTTGAAGCTTTTCAATTTCATTGGATTGCATGCATTTGACGGTCAAATTATAGACGAGGGCCCTTATTCCTGTCACCGACATTCGTGTGTAAATATCTTTTCAGACGAATTGAAAAATGGTATTCCGATTTTTGATTGAGATGAATTAATTATCATTTGCATATTCGAATTGCTTAAAACAGGTCTTTCAAAAGATTCGAGCGAAAATATGAACTAGGATGGTGCAGTGCTTTAGTTTGAAGCAGCTAAACAGTAGTGAAGCGATTTTCTAAACCGTCGAAACatcgaatttttattttttacgcaACCATGTTTTTCTCTGCTATGTAAACCGCGTATAAAAACTCATAAGTTTATCAGATCGCATTAAAAGCGTTTTATTTTAAAGTGGTGATTGCGTATTATAAACATATTATTAGACATGCGGACAGAATCGCACCAAGCCAAAACAACTGTCAAACGAGCGAGCCAAAACGAACATATGAGAGATTcgtttcaaataaataaaacaacaataaaaaaaactttgtagcCTTGGGGCTACCAGCTCCTGgacaaaaatagatttttgaataaaacagAATACTTATTATTACTTGGGGTTGGTAAATTGATTTATAACCCCTGTGGTTTTTTAGTACAACCCTTCGAGTTCAGAATGTAAACCAATTTAAGGAAGGAAAACAATGTTACAATGGCTTTACGACCATTAAGTTTCCCTTCCCGACCCTTGGGTAGGTGATACGTCTGTAAGACCTCTGTATCGATGAAAAACTTCTTTGCATTTCTTCTCAATAGACCATACGATTCTGCAAAGACTGGATATGAAAAAAGAAAACGCTCTCATAGGATCCGGCTGTTTGTTTTTGTCACCTTCAACACAGCTGTCACAGTATCAAAATCTAAAATAAGTAAGTATAATCTGATTTTGCGAAAATTGCCACGAAGTTTCCGGTTATCCGATGACCATAATAAAAAATTTAGCGGCTGGGTAAGTATTCGTGAATAACTTGCATGGAAAAAGCTGTGGTCCTGATTTTAGTTATACCAAGGAATACTTGTTTCATTTCTGTCTTATTACAACATAATCATGTAGAAACAAGAAAAGTTACCATTCAAAATTACCTATCTAAAATTTATCTAGCATTCAGTCGAAGGCAATTAATCTCAgcgttttataaaaactactaaGTCCTTTTGTTGCTCCAAAACCAAAGGGTCATTTTTGTGAAGTCCATATGAAGTAGACAAATATAaggtacagtcaaacctgtttttgtgcgagggatacggaccgcacaaaaaaaatcgcataaaaaatcatttgaaacttcacgtgcagctacaaaacaatatttccacagcattattgaaaaaaaaaatttttttatgcggtggatagggaccgtataaaaatgttttcagttaaaaataactcgaaagttgttgattctggtttagaatacctatgagaacaattttaaagcatcggattgataaacaaaacttttttaaacatgctaATCCTTTCAACTGCTTTCTTTCGTAGGCAAgcaattcgtgacttttcctacgtaaaagtggctcaaatagtaatttttggacgcaacacttctgtaatgcgttggaattcattccTAGAATCGGAAAAAactaaatggctgaaaatgttgtcggaagtggtcctttttcatatgccgcacaaaaaaaaattcgcacaaaaacagtcgcacaaaaaaataatcgcataaaaaagccgcacaaaataaatttcgcacaaaaacaggtttgactgtatataGAAAGCCTGCCAGTGCGAATTATTGAAAtagaaaagatttattttttatttagaaaattacgcgaagttttttttttaattttaatctgTTCTAGAAGCCTTCTTTGCTAGgaataaatttagttttgcttTGTTAGAAACGCTGGAAAACATAGGTAATAGCGGTCTTTCGTGTGGAGAGTGAGTGCAGGTTGTTGAGGCGCTCGAGTTCAAAACGAATTCAGCAAGTTCAGTAATAAaaccgaagaggtctaaggcaaggtgatggtctctcgtgcctattgtttaacattgccctggaaggtgtcattagaagagcggggattaccacgagtggcacgatattccaaaagtcggatcaactgtttggtttcgccgacgatatcgacattgtggctcggacctttgtgaagatggcggatacgaacatcggactaaaggctgaagccaaacggattggactggtcatcaatgcatcgaagacgaagtacatgaaaggaaggggttcacgagaagacagtgctaacctcccacctcgagttcaaattggtggtgatgaaatcgagatggttgatgagttcgtgtatctgggctcactggtaactgccggcAACGACAcaagcagagaaattcaacggcgcattatggtaggaaatcgtgcgtactttggtctccggagacgctccgatcgagtagaattcgtcgccgcaccattTTAACcttctacaagacgctgatcagaccggtagtcctctacgggcatgagacatggactatgcttgtggaggaccaacgcgcccttgcggtcttcgagcggaagatgttgcgtaccatcttcggtggactgcagatggaaaacggagtgtggagaaggcgaatgaaccaggaactgcaggagctgcttggggagccatctatcgtccacaccgctaagataggcaggttgcggtgggctgggcatgttgtaaggatgtcagacgacagcccggtaaaaatGGTTCttccaatccgtcagggacgagacgtagaggtgcacagcgggcaaggtggattgatcgaGCGTATACACAAGTAAGCGGTCTGTTTGAGCACAACTCGTTTGCAAGGCATTGCatagtggggcgactccatacaaaggctggccaagcaaaaaaagtgtcgataactgcaacaaaacttggtatttacataactttggggcgctgaacacgaatttggcatccattttttgtttggggccgtctataaagcacgaaatccaatttttaatattttctgcacttttttcctttttatagaataatatgatctttgaccacaagtagtgccacggGTCGTCCtccctattgaaaaaaaatacgtagttcatggacgacccctcgTACTAAACAAactttgcctaaatatatatatatatatatatatatatatatatatatatatatatatatatatatatatatatatatatatatatatatatatatatatatatatatatatatatatatatatatatatatatatatatatatatatatatatatatatatatatatatatatatatatatatatatatatatatatatatatatatatatatatatatatatatatatatatatatatatatatatatatatatatatatatatatatatatatatatatatatatatatatatatatatatatatatatatatattacaaattgaaaaagtcatcatcatcttccgctttgatcgcttaaatcttgtgttgaattgttttcagaaaatttgaagttcattatacttatcagcaggaaaaatgtctttcgctgcaatttttatttcttctagtgattttcgatgtcttattgtttcatatatatgttatcttcctaatccggtttctatggtttaAAGAGGACATacaaatacatgtataacaccatgaaacGACAATTctctagacattgaattaggtggtgccgcagaagttgaaggctccataataaaattcaacgaatttatgaatgtgaaaaccaagacactggaatgacgcaacgttctaaatgaatacgaaaagatgcggagggcgacgactgttttttgttttttgctcgtGAAGccaaatgtgtgctttacttttgtatgcaaagtgaatcttcaaacgggctattgttagccagAGTTTGATGGTACACACTTAATCCAAAAAAAgtcgttcggtaattttttttacaataatccatcggtaaagcgtaataataccggtattcctgcaaaaaagcatcaaattaacgactgttctgtaagatctgtaagTTTTACCAAAATTCTGTTAACTgttaccgaaatatttgcttaattttacattcaccgaaatttgtataactttttaccgaacaacctgtaaaaatgccaaattgtgaatgtggtggccatttttctcatacgtgcaaccgtgcaagacgcgaatattttctactggtgctgctgatttgttttaattgttgttgtgtgtaaacataggatatttattatttggaaagtgttaatggatgtacgagtcgctaacatttttcgtaagtaaTCTGGTTAATTTAGTTTGATTTTAGACGGTACCGGCAAGCTGATTTATAACCGACTTTTTCTGCCACCGGAATTTTCTACTGGTGCGTtcggtatttttgttcatttttaaagtttctttcggtaaattttactggctgctcggtttggaacattaccaaaaagctgcgaaaattaccgaccactcggttggtggtttcacaaactgttcggtaattttcggaaacaccgaagatttcaccgaacgttcagctgttgagattccggtaacattttaccgaattcggtgttttattttaagtgtgtatgaatttgctgctagtatttgacacttcaatcagtttagcgaatttcatgatcataaattgaaaagggctgaatgttttaatATTGTtctaaatttgcagaaagtgataaagttcaacataattaaaatttcataaagatttgtttactgttttcttgtttaacacttgttttataacttttcattgataaattttgtgatttttgcccaaatttatatattatccttacggattgagtatgatatcataaattttcattaatggggtatcatggttatgattaaaattaatcctggatgaaatttcaacttcaaaaacaccaaactaaaaaaatctgctatcgcttttttcactaaagtgacaagttgcgcagttttgcggacagtatgcatttgaaagcttacgtttttacctaaattttgaatgtagtcacaaccgtggcaaactgcggcaactaaacttttaagctacttttctacaaaaaatcaggtttttaaaatttttttttagtgtcaggcctactataaccaagttttacaatatctaatgaaaagagtttgttttgcacaatatttacaacaacttttcctttgacgtcaaaaaaatccaagctatcattgaagctacagagcgtttcaaagtaatgtacttaaaaaaaaagacaaaaaacgtcagttcgccaagctttgaaaaatcataaaaaaaatcagatttcatgatattgcacccaaattttggattaagacacttgaatgttatagcaataaaggaaaaatattatgaaacagctagcgaaaaaaaatttttttgggtgatggccagcgattctccACTGTGCATTGGAATCAGCTGTAATTAGCTGTCAAACACCTACATCCTGAATAGTGTGTTACCAGCTCGTGAGTATatagaaatatattttaaaaagaaTTTGTGAATTTCTTCCTTAAAAACGTGAAAGGATGAGTTTAGTGAGATTTGAACGGAGAAGACTGGTGGCTTTAATTcgagttttcaaaaacttcatgTTCTACACTAAACATGAAAACGGGGAAAACGGTTGAGAAAGTGGCTTATCTATAGTTAATTAAAAGGTATGATCTGTCACTACATTTATTCTCAAAATTTGTTCATTGTGGTTCATGCTCTGTTTCTAATGCACGGTTATGACACTAGGCAGAGTTGTATTTCCCAAAAAAGATGGTTTCAACCATTGGAAGCAGTCGGATGAAAAGATGAAATCACATGAACATGTTCAACAACAGCGTGAAACAGTTTCGAAGTACAACTTGCAAGGTTTAGCGTCCAGCAATGTGGACATGGAACTAGAAGCGCAGGAAAACGAGAAGGCGGAGTACTGGAGAGAATTTCTGCGCCTTATTGTTGCTGTAGTTATCTTTTAGGCGGAATGGGGTTTGGCATTCAGAGATACAGTTGAGACCATTGGCTACTTCCACCGTGTATGAGGAGTTCTTGTTTTTAATGTCAAAGAGGGTTAAAAATGTCATTCTTACGGAATtagaaacagccgaatacttcTTAGTGTAGGTAGATTCGATGCCAGATGTGACTCATACCGATCAGCCAACAGTTTTTCTGCGATATGTTGTATCTGGTAGTACAGTAGAACGGCTCGAGACTTTCTTGCAACCCAAGTCTCATTAAGCAGAAGATCTAACGAATACCTTCTtgagtttttttaaattccTATGTAATAAACTTTGATGATTATCGTGGACAGTCTGATGGCTGGTCCCTAGTCCAAAGTGCAAGCTCGTCCTCTGCAGAAGCACTCATCTGTGTGGTATTCGACCTTCTGAAAAACTATTGTGCGTAACCCTAAGTAACGCTCGATAGATATGAACAATAAAACGACGGCAGAGCCGTCATTGTTATTCAGATCATAGACACGAACAGGtcattttacttttcatttacataaaaagaaATACCTTGCCAGTCCTTCTGTGATTTTCGACTATGGATAGAAATCCTCTGTGATATCAGTGTTTAGTTCGTCATTGGGCGTAATTCTTGTACTAATGTGCTTTAGATAttataattaataataaaaactttgaaaatgtcaaaatctgCAGTGTATGTTTCTTGCGCAGCACATTCTCTGAACCAAGTAGGTAATGCGGAAGCTTCTTGCTGCGTAGAAGTTGTAAGCTTTGATTTTGTTCAAAAACTGTATACGTTCCTTTCTGCATTCACTTGACGATAGAATGTTTTGAGCGATTTCATGCTAAAGAATAATCGCAAGTTAACCATCAAATCACTTTCTGACACCCGTTGCTAGTATCAGAGAGTCTTTGATACACATTGaagtaaggcgtcgtacacaaagtacgtaacgctaaaacctagatttcagacccccttccccactatgtaacgataagtaacgttcgatatgacttccccccctaaaattacgtaacgctaaacaaAACTGCCCCCCTCTAAATTtctaattttgagcaaacatcacagttacgtaacggtctcaactaccccccctccccctatgtaaAAATAAGTAATGCAGACATAACCACCGCCCCCCCCCTCatgtgttacgtaatttgtgtacgatgcCTAACATATGATCAATCTCCTGCAACAAAGTATCAAGCGGGTTAGCGAACAAGATGGATTATTTTGAAAGGGCTTCAATGATGAAGATCTGGATCGGTTCAATATGAGCCCAGTACAACTATGCAGGGCGTTCACGTGGATATAGAAAGGTTGTTGACTTATACGACTCACCGGTTGTAGATGTGGCTCTCAGTACAACTGTGGAATATTGACCCACCAAAGGCAGACCACGAAAGAACTAAACTGGTATAACTAACGTATACAGGAAAAACTTCGAACGCTTAACTACAGACaggcgtccaagcaagaacaaaattgatcgaaaattccgtgtaaattttacaagagaattgcgttataaatcacttgtatactAGCGCCGCCTGATGACCTTATCACTACAATACATTGttttcgctggtgtatgagGCTTGCGTCACTGgcatgcttggtttcgctcttttgcCATTTGAATGCTCGTTAGGCTGTATTTTGTCAAGgaggcagaattcgaacaagtTATATATGATGCACTTGTAGAGATACTCTATCTCCACAATTTGCCCTAACATTTTATTGTCGAATTCTGCcttcttgacaaaatatagcctaatgagcattcaaagagcaaaagagtGAAACCAAGCATGGTCACTAGT from Wyeomyia smithii strain HCP4-BCI-WySm-NY-G18 chromosome 3, ASM2978416v1, whole genome shotgun sequence encodes the following:
- the LOC129733285 gene encoding F-box/LRR-repeat protein 14, producing the protein MMMEEANYMLTEIPGGYISHRPHAIHRFAPYPLHQPHLQPAPIYIHSQPRVVNRPKSPPTPPAPEGTHIGHLYPEILAIIFEKLSVKDRGRAAQVCTVWRDAAYSKSCWRGVEASLHLWRRSPSLFTSLVRRGIKKVQVLSIKKSVKDVVVGIPNLESLNLSGCYSMTDVAMYYSFSTDLPNLRLLDLSLCKQVTDSSLGLIAQHLKNIEVLELGGCCNITSTGLLLIALGLKKLKRLNLRSCWNVSDQGIGHLAGLSIETASGIPGLEYLGLQDCQRLSDEALRNIAQGLVSLKSINLSFCVCVTDSGLKHLARMTKLEELNLRACDNISDIGMAYLTEGGSSICSLDVSFCDKIADQALTHISQGLFHLKSLSLSACQITDEGLAKIAKSLHDLETLNIGQCSRVTDKGLEVLAEELNNLRAIDLYGCTRLSPIGLNKIYKLPRLSKVNLGLWHVR